The following proteins come from a genomic window of Miscanthus floridulus cultivar M001 chromosome 2, ASM1932011v1, whole genome shotgun sequence:
- the LOC136538389 gene encoding uncharacterized protein encodes MGALCLLYPSMALPCPCGARATAAAAAPSLFFSCAATAAATRLQLCGRSQRRAGVTRVGGGGGGKGEGGKSGAAAFFDEDGVVDDMDGYLNYLSLEYDSVWDTKPAWCQPWTILLTGTVAVACSWVLIQSAVITAGVSFVICAWWYIFLYSYPKAYTEMIGERRSKVASGAEDTYGMEKLQ; translated from the exons ATGGGCGCGCTCTGCCTGCTCTACCCATCCATGGCGCTGCCCTGCCCATGCGGCGCCCGCGcgaccgcggccgcggccgcgcctTCCCTTTTCTTCTCCTGTGCTGCCACCGCTGCCGCCACAAGGCTGCAGCTCTGCGGCAGGAGCCAGAGGCGCGCTGGAGTGACGCGggtaggtggcggcggcgggggcaagGGGGAGGGTGGCAAGAGCGGCGCGGCGGCGTTCTTTgatgaggatggggtggtggacGACATGGATGGGTACCTCAACTACCTGTCCCTCGAGTACGACTCTGTCTGGGACACCAAGCCTGCCTG GTGTCAGCCTTGGACAATATTGCTTACGGGAACTGTTGCGGTTGCCTGTAGTTGGGTGCTTATCCAATCTGCTGTAATTACTGCTGGAGTTTCTTTTGTAATATGTGCATGGTGGTACATATTTCTCTACTCCTACCCTAAG GCATACACCGAGATGATAGGAGAGAGAAGAAGTAAGGTAGCCAGTGGAGCTGAAGATACCTACGGGATGGAGAAACTCCAGTGA
- the LOC136538390 gene encoding suppressor of disruption of TFIIS-like: MAANSPFDCILLDLDDTLYPGNTGIGPALKRNIDEFLQAKLGVSADKAAAMRVELFRTHGSSLAGLIALGYDVHPDEYHSYVHGRLPYDRIPADPQLARLLQSIPQRKVLFTNSDRAHMRRALERLGVDEAIFDAVVCFETMNPHLFGDAREERGDHPVVVLKPAVDAIVAGLRAAGSNPRWTLFLDDSERNIAAGKALGLRTALVGKRVRSKEADYALENIGALRRAIPEIWGVVAGGETHRSDHSVDKMPMRSDLDSIIQPTSIQA, from the exons atggccgcgaACTCCCCCTTCGACTGCATCCTCCTAG ACCTGGACGACACCCTGTACCCGGGCAACACCGGCATCGGGCCGGCCCTGAAGCGCAACATCGACGAGTTCCTCCAGGCCAAGCTCGGCGTCTCCGCCGACAAGGCCGCCGCCATGCGCGTCGAGCTCTTCCGCACGCACGGCAGCTCCCTCGCCGGACTCATC GCGCTCGGCTATGACGTGCACCCGGACGAGTACCACAG CTACGTGCACGGCAGGCTACCGTACGACAGGATCCCCGCCGACCCGCAGCTGGCGCGCCTGCTGCAGAGCATCCCGCAGCGCAAAGTG CTCTTCACCAACTCGGACCGCGCGCACATGAGACGGGCGCTGGAGCGGCTGGGCGTGGACGAGGCCATCTTCGACGCCGTCGTGTGCTTCGAGACCATGAACCCGCACCTCTTCGGCGACGCCAGGGAGGAGCGCGGCGACCACCCGGTCGTGGTCCTCAAACCGGCGGTGGACGCCATCGTGGCTGGGCTGCGCGCCGCCGGCTCCAACCCACGGTGGACG CTCTTCCTGGACGACAGCGAGAGGAACATCGCCGCGGGGAAAGCGCTCGGCCTCCGCACCGCCCTG GTTGGCAAGAGGGTGAGGAGCAAGGAAGCAGACTACGCCCTGGAGAACATCGGCGCGCTCCGGCGGGCCATCCCGGAGATCTGGGGCGTCGTCGCCGGCGGCGAGACTCATCGCTCGGACCACAGCGTCGACAAGATGCCGATGAGGTCTGACCTGGACTCCATCATCCAGCCCACGTCCATCCAGGCCTAA